The stretch of DNA ttTACCTACAACACttctacaactcgagtcgtagaggagtgtaaatcagcctacaaacgtcgtagtgtgtaattcagggcaAGACATGTCGTCGTAGGCAGgccgcatacgactaaattgTGCTGTCTAAACCAGCCTTTAAGCTTCAAGAGAAATCAAACAAGCAAGAAGTTGTGAATAAGGTGTAAGCAACATGTCAAAGCCTCGCTTTCGCGATCGAATTAAACAGGAAGCCCGTCATCTGGTTGGAGGGGTTTCTTGTCTTTATCTTGTGCTTCCGGCCTAACAGCGACTGCTGTGACCTTACGTGTTCTTGCGTGACCTTCTGTGACCCCTGATTGATGCCATATTCCAACTACTCCAATTACCAGCTAATGATTGGATGTGAAAGTCAAATTCAGTGTTAGCTTTCAATTGACAACTTGCTTGACGCCTTATGATGTAATCCAACGAGACATTTTGTGATGTCATTGTTTAGCCATAGCGACATACATGTGATGTCATTATTTAGTCACAGCGTAGTACGTGATTCCATTGTTTAGGCATAGCGTGACACGTGAAGCCATTGTTTAGGCACAGCGTGACACGTGAAGCCATTGTTTAGTCAAAGCGTGACACGTCATTCCATTGTTTAGGCACAGCGTGACACGTGATTCCATTGTTTAGGCATAGCGTGACACGTGATTCCATTGTTTAGGCATAGCTTGACACGTGAAGCCATTGTTTAGTCATATCGTGACACGTGATTCCATTTTTAACGTAACTTGTGAAATTAAGTTATACTTGGAAGGGTGGGTTACGAAACTTATTGAGGACGGAAAAGTAAGGAGTGAACACGAAACTGCAATGTCCCAGTTGTTACGAACATTTTCTTCATAACAAACCCCGATCAAAAACCATCAATTTTACCATgacgttttctttttctcaaaCAATTAACTCCTCAATGCGATGCCTTCTGTCGGACAATGGGGATTTCTGCAATTTTCCTAACTTCGTCAAACGTGTATTCCTTCATGAGCTTTCCATTCTCGAAGACAGTGACAAGCAGATCCTGAGATCAAAAGGCAAGAGTTGATACCCTCATTATTAGTCATCATAGCTTTACTCAGCCCAACCCTCTTTAAAAGTCTATTCAACCATACCTTCTTCAAAAGCCTATTCAACCCCTCCCACCGTCTTTTAAAAGTCTACTAACGGTATCgataaaaaatgaaacacAATAAACTACTGTTTGTAGATGTGTAGTTAAAGGTGATACGGCAAAATTAACGATGACCTTTCAACACTGGCAGCTGCAGCAATCTAGTAATCCAGTGAGGTCATTGACGTAAAAGGGAGATTGCTTGTAGGTTGTACACCTGATATTGCCCTAGGTGATTGTATAGAGAACTTGTGGGTACACTAGTATTTTAGTCTGATGAGCCTAAGTTAGGTGAACTTGGGGTTTATTTTGGGATATAAAATAAACGGTGGCGAGATTGGTCAGCAGAACCATCTTTATTGACAGCCCTTACACACTAAGGCGTCGCGCTCATGCCGTGCCGAATCTTACTGTTTGTATTGCGCACATGAATAGTTCGACGTCTGAATCAATTAAGTTCGGCACGGAAGAATTACTAAGTCAATTACTAAGCGCGGCTGCACCAGTCGTGCTGCACGGCAAAAGCACGACATCGATTTAAACGTCGAGCTTCTGATATGCCGAATCAAATAccatgtttgttttattttgtgcaaCAGAAACTCAACGCAGAAACTCGAACGCATCAAGTCAACTTTTACTAATCGCAACCTATTGAGCGCAACCTATTTAGTGCGACGTCTGAATTAACGTCGAACCAAATGTATTTGTGTCGATACAACTAGGCAATTGGATTCGGCACGGCAGGAGAGCGACGTATGAATCAGGCCAAAACAGCATGGAGCAGCCTATATCTCTACAACTGACGAGTAAGTGAATCACACGTAAAGCGCTATAAGCTATACAAAACAACATATATCATAACATTAACTGTAAGTAATAGGATATAGGGTTGCTGACCTTGTCAGGGTCACCTTTGCCTTCCTGCACCGTACAGTAATTCCCCTGATCGTCGAGTTCCAGTGACAGTAGGCCTTTCTTTGATTTCTTGCCGAGATCGGTAATAGGCTGCTTGAAAACATTTACCTGAGAATGGCAAACaatttaagaaaaatattcAGGAAACTGCTACTAAGAGAATTGTCAGTAACGCACGCCTGAAGGAGGCTCACCACACTATGCATTGAAGCGCGACCACCGGAGCTCGATCGGCGATTGGCTATTATCAACAGTCAATCAAATGGAGCCGGCACCGCGGCACTGGAAAGCCACCATTACTGATATGAATGCAAGAGCAAGAGCAAGTGGATAACTTGCAACCATTTCGATCAGTATATAATGGCGGCTCTAAGGTGCTGGCTCCATTTGATTTTGACGGCTGAGAATCGCCAATAGAGTTCCGGTGGTCGCGTAGCAACGAATAGAGTGGTAATATGTGTGAATATACAGTGTCACACATGTAACTTACCCCCTTTCCATTAACTACAGCATACGAGCATTTGTACGCGAACTTCTGTGTGTCCCGGTCCATTTTCTGTAGAAGTGCCCCTGGAAAAAATATCCAATCATCCCCACACAGTCATCACCAATAATATGAATCATCCCCACACAGTCATCATCAATAATATGAATCACCCCAACACAGTCATCACCAATAATTTGAATCACCCCAACACAGTCATTACCAATAATGTGAATCACCCCAACACAGTCATCACCAATAATATGAATCACCCCCAACACAGTATCACCAATAGTATGAATCACCCCAACACAGTATCACCAATAATATGAATCACCCCAACACAGTATCACCAATAATATGAATCACCCCAACACAGTATCACCAATAATATTAATCATCCCTAAACAGTATTTTATTGATTCATTTAATTTCCACCTGTAGTACTGGTGCggaaggcacaacagagctaggctccAAATCAAGTACCCCCTTGCGTGTgttgttagtaagcattgtaagcCCTGTCACTGAGGGTGGTCACTGCAAGAGGGTTaattgagtttttcagtggttTATTCAGTGGTTTATCAGAGGTTTTATTGCGTTCTTTTATGTCCCTTCGATTCAGGTTAGTGCAGTGAAGAGGGAAGTGAGTGGTGAAAAGACGGGACCTCCGATTACCTCCGGTAGtttccttatccgagaagattGAAAACTttaactcacttgtgacactaATTCAAATCAAGAAAGTAGGaacgcggaaaaaaactccccagtttgagccagaattcgaacctgggccacagcggtaaAAGGCCGACGCGTGAATACACTAAGCCATCCGTGCTTCCAGTattaacaacaataaaaatgattCCAACACAATATTACTAATAATAGTATGAATCTTCCCCCATTACCAAACGTCTTTGACGGAGATGATCATACCTCCACTCCCAAAGGCGATATTGTCCGCGCTCcatttgtttcttttcatATTCTCTAGTATGGTGCCAAGAGTCTCGTAGCTTATCCCATCCCCCTGCAATCGAAACAAACAGCTGTGAGTCTAGGAAAAGTGCTCAAAACATTCATGACCAATCCAGCGATcgagaaaatcaaaattattgtCTGATAAAAGTAACAGAAGGCGAAACTACACTTTCCTAACGACAGAACTCTAATGTCGACAGGTACCTTTTTTATCCAAAAACAAGAAGTCGACATAGGGTATGTTAAATGCCTCACCTGGATAATTCGTATATATGGAGGGAGAAGATGGAAGCCTTTGGAATTTTTTACTGTACCAAAGGCTTTACCTGGAAAACAAAGCATTCAACATATAATGTGAAAACAATCGTACAAACTATAGCTAACCCATGTGATTTCCATTTCCCTTGTGATGAACCCACTATATCGAGTGCCAGTCTCAGGACGCTCGGAAGTGGGATGCTTAAAAGAAAAGCATTAAAACTCCAAAAATGGTTACATAAAAAGCCGCCACAAAATGCGTTAACCTCTTAACATTTATCATCGTTTCTGTCTTTGAAGGGTTTTCTGGTCACATATGTATAGGTTATAGTGACATTGAATAATACATTTTGCACCAGGAAACGTTGACTACTTACTGGAAGTGGCAGCTTAATTGAGATACAAAATACAGTGAGTCTAAATCACATACCCAGCAGATTCAGAACTTTAACAACAACCTTTGGAGGATCCCCAGAGTCAGGTCGTACCACTAGAGTGCCTGGAATAAGATCATGAATACATACAATCAATCACAAAACTAATGCTTACATTTTTTATCTCTATTTACCTTCCTCCCTTCTAAGGTGTCATTTACCTTTGCCTTTTCTACTGACTCCCCCGCCTTTAGGTGTCCTTTTACCTTTGCCTCACCTACTGAACGCGTCCTCTTACCTTTGCCTTCCCTGCTGAGCTCTCCCGCCTAAGGTGTCCTTTTACCTTTGCATTCCCTACTTACTCCCCCCCTCTAAGGTGTCCTTTTACCTTTGCCTTCCCTGCTGACCACTAGTTCCTTCAACTGCTGCCCCCAGATGTTTGTGCACGCATtcctgaaaacaaacaaaaataactaaCAACTGAGAGATGGAAGAGTTCACTGTTCCAAATATACTGACTTTTCTTTATTGATTTATGTTTAAAACCCAATAAAATAGTCTTAGTATTTTTATTGGTTGTTGTTAACGAGCTCTATGTTCTTAGGATTCCAAATCTCTGAAGCTTAGCAGCAGtagaaaacaataaatcaTCACCAATACTACATTACATTAGTATGGACAATATGTGTCAAGCGCTTCTTACCAGATATCATAACTATCACTGACGCATGCCATAATACCTGTAGGAAACtatgaaaaaatattaagTAAGGAGCAAATCAATGTAACTTGAACTTGAAGGGTGTGGCACCACTGTTATAAGGGTGTGGCACCACTGTTATAAGGGTGTGGTGGCACTGTTATAAGGGTGTGGCACCACTGTTATAAGGGTGTGGTGGCACTGTTATAAGGGTGTGGCACCACTGTTATAAGGGTGTGGCACCACTGTTATAAGGGTGTGGTGGCACTGTTATAAGGATGTGGTACCACTGTTATAAGGGTGTGGTACCACTGTTAAAAGGGTGTGGTACCACTGTTATAAGGGTGTAGTACTACTGTTATAAGGGTGTGGTGGCAATGTTATAAGGGTGTAGTAGAAACGACATAATGGTGTGCTATGACTTTTATAGGGGGGGAATGGCAGGTGTGGTATAACTGTTATAAGAGTGTAACGGCTCAGTTATATATAAGGGTGTGTTAGCACTGTTATAGAGGCGTGGTAGCACTGTTATAGGGGCACTAGGCAATGTTATAATAAGTGTAACACAAACCTTGAGTAACATGTTCCGAAAAGCATCAACTTCTCCATCCTTACCCCATGTGGTGATCGTGCTATGAAAGAGAAGTGAGGAATGATGTAAATGGTTGcagtaaacaaaaataaaaagggaaTCAGCAAAGAATTATAAAAACAATTGAAATGAgagtttttattgaaaaaagttTTGCCTAATAATTCACTAGAAAAGAAGTAGTTGAGATTGTGATGAAGATGACAGTAACCATCACCTGTGCTCTGCAGCTGGGACTGAGAAACCTCCCATCTCACAACCGTAATAATTCCTACAAGATAAAGATATGGATTGGTTAACATATTAAAAACAAGGTGTACTACGCAGTGTGCCATCAATCTATGGTACAAGATGAGCATACGTCAACCTCCTTGACATGTAAAGCCAGACACTACAACATTAGATCCACTCATGTCACTACCCACTATCACACTATCCACTACACACAATACCAGCTATCATATCTTTGCCACAGGTATACCAACCTTGCCCTGATATTATAAGCTATCATATCTGTGCCACAGGTATACCAGCCTTGCCCTGTCAATATCAACTATCATATCTTTGCCACAGGTATACCAACCTTGCCCTGATATTATAAGCTATCATATCTGTGCCACAGGTATACCAGCCTTGCCCTGTCAATATCAACTATCATATCTTTGCCACAGGTATACCAACCTTGCCCTGATATTATAAGCTATCATATCTATGCCACAGGTATACCAACCTTGCCCTGACAATACCAGCTATTATATCTGTGTCACAGGTATACCAACCTTGCCCTGTCAATATCAACTATCATATTTTTGCCACAGGTATACCAACCTTGCCCTGATATTATAAGCTATCATATCTGTGCCACAGGTATACCAGCCTTGCCCTGTCAATATCAACTATCATATCTTTGCCACAGGTATACCAACCTTGCCCTGATATTATAAGCTATCATATCTATGCCACAGGTATACCAACCTTGCCCTGTCAATATCAACTATCATATCTTTGCCACAGGTATATCAACCTTGCCCCGATATTATCAGCTATCATATCTGTGCCACAGGTATACCAACCTTGCCCCCGATATTATCAGCTATCATATCTATGCCACAGGTATACCAACCTTGCCATAACAATACCAGCTATCGTGTCTGTGCCACAAAAGTTGACAAGATGGGCAGCTCCTCCTATTGAGGCAGACTGATAAAAAGTGCAGAGTTAGAGAGTCCAGGGAAAGAAGGGTTTTTGGATTGTTTGTGCAAATGCACTTGCAACAATTAAAGTTGTCTGTCAAGGTTGTCTTCTAAGTTCATTTGTAGTCTTACCTCAACTGACGTACTTCCCCTAAAGCCAAAATCATGAAGTTTAAAGGGAAGTCCTTCTAAAGAATCTGCAGTCTCTGAAAGATACTGAAGCGATAAATAGAATAATCTTTTGTACAACAGTCCTAAGCTCCTGTgctgcatacctgtcaactctcccgcattaggcaggagtctcaagattttggaccccttctcccgctctcccgcgttgagcaccaaatctacCGCTTTTAGCGATTCTTATCGCTTCCCAAAAATTATTCTATTGAAAatcatcattttgcctattttctaataaaatatttgaaacaataattcccttgcgtaccgcaatttatcaaattaacaccctcgtgagatctataagtggatttgtttgtgagagctttctatacggaaaacgcctgcaaggttaaacccacaaCTCCCCCAAAAATTCTctagccttgagattttcggaggttgacaggtatggtaCCGTAAACAGGGTATAAAGTTGATTGACAAAATGCTTCATTCAACCGGCTTCGCAACTATACAAGCCctcatgtaagcatgggtaaaaaccactgtgTGTAAAAACCACAAGTGCCTAGTTGCATTTTTTAGCCACCTCATAACTTTGGCTCaaggtggctaatatatgcagctaggtgctttagtggtttttacccatgcttacatgcagGTTTGTCACATACTTATGAAGCCGGTTGACAACAACAGTTTTTAAATCGACTGTACTGTATGTAGTTAAACTTTAGCTTTCCTGTACTAAAAATTCACTTCCAGTACTTTGATTGATATTAGTTGATTATACATATTGTGTGCTGTAATTAGTTAAAATTCTTTCGTGAGCAATCACAGGTCTACTCAAGCTACTAGTCGATAAAGTAACATTCTAAAGTTGTCTTCTATAGTAGAGACTAGCCTGTCAGCGATACGAAATATTTCGCCATTTCCAAGCATTGAGGTGTAAAGGTCGAGATTGCTAATGGAGATGGTATCAAATGTCACTACCAGGCAAAGTACCTGAGCTATAATCTGCTTCTGGGCTCTAGATGTTGTTGCTACTGTAGTAGGATACCAGCATTGTACCAATACCGTCTGGTGAAAGGAAGCATAAATAAGGAAGGTGTAGGGGGTAGCAATTTgaacaatttttttcattatcacGGTTAACAGGGTTAAAAAGAATGGCTTTCATGAATCCCAAAATAAATTTCCTCAATTAATTTTTCACAGGAAAGATCAGTTAACAGTCCGTCATAGGAATCCCTGAATCCAGAACACCATTTTCCTGTCTTCCCGGATCACAGACCAAATTTGGGCCTATTCACAGATCATCCAAAACTCTTCGCCCTATGATAAATGGTAGGCTTATTTGTCTCAAAATGAAAAGAAACAAGCAAAATGAGAAACGTGCAAGAATTCTGTCTCTTAGAAGTGGAAACGCGAGAAACAATTTTTTGTGCTTCCAATTTCTGATGCTCCCACTTATGGTTTGCATAACACTGAAGGCATGATACATCATTTTCACGTTTCTCTTGTTTTCTTTGGTTCTTTTCAAATTGAGGCACCTGTAAAGGAGGGTGATCCTTAAGCTAATGATGATAAACAGAATTAATATGCCACCTACCTCCACCCAGTTTGTTAACCAGAAGCATTTGGAGTCTGTATTCTGCACTGTGAATAGCACTGAGAAATAAGGAGACAAAAggtattaaaaaaattgtaagaTAACAGATAAACAATGAGACACTAAATATTTTTTCGATTGTATAAAAAACAGATGTATTGACTCTTCTATAGAATTTGTGTAATTAGTAAAACTAGAGTTAAAATAGTATGGTTAAATACATTATGTGGAAAAAAACTCCCTAGTCTAAAAAACTAGATTTTTAAATAAGTCCCCTTTCTATTAGACAAGAGAGTGTGACAATCTTAGGGGGTGTATGGCTTGATAAAAACCTTTAGGGCGTTTTAAGATGAGAGCATGTAACAATACAATATTACCATTTTTAACAGGGACAACTGTTCCTTCTGGGATGGCTCTTATTCTGATTGGCAGGTGTCCATCATACTCCTCCAGTATGTATCTCCACCCTTGACACATGTTAACACAAGTAAATAATCACAAAACACACAGGGGTCTATAAGCCTGCATTTTGATAATACATTCACAAGCCATTTGAACAATACATTTGTACATACATAAACAACCCTTATACAAGAAACAAGTTACATAAAACAGAGAGATCATAAATATTGTGAAGGGACTGGCTACCCAAATAACTTATAAGTTCAAAGTAATAAACTTACGGTGGAAGTGTTGGTTTCTGGCAAAGAGTTCCCAAATAAAATCAAGATCATGGAGTAATATTTACTTAAGTTTATATATTTCTCAATCCTAAGTTCTAGGTATGTGCAAAACATTTGTCTGAACCGAAGGCTTCCACATACTTACACATTCTCAGTCTACCTTATCCAGTGGGAACAGTGGAATTTGAAacaaattataataataataatttggaatttgatgaaataataataatacagtCAATAAATATACAGATATACAGTCACCCTGATGGAGATTTAGTCTTCTCTTTTTACTTACCCTCTTCATTGAATATTTCTGAGCCAAAATGCAGCTTGTATAGACTTTTAGCTTCCTGGATTTTCTCTTCTGTGACTACCTTACCTAAGAGCCATTTCTATAGAGAATGTGgacagcaaaaaaaatttttgcaACACTTCTTAACTCCTTTCCCACTATGGTATGAAAAGACCTGATGATTGCAGGTGCTATCTATGGAAAAATGCAGGTTGGGGTCAAGAGTAGTAATTCACTGACAATGTATCAATTGCATTCTTAGCTCTGGTACTAGatcactagatccatctagaattttttttctatccaaaaacaaacataaaattAACTTCTTATCTACCAATGATGGGGTCAGCCAGAGTCGAACTCATCTTATCACATTAACAGGTTGGGGATCCCGTTCTGGACAAACGCCTGGATTGGCTATACTAAAAAGTCCTTAGAAGCACAAAGCCAAATCAGAGTTTAAGAGTTTAACAATGAGATAGCAAGATTCTCCTACCCTTATTGGCCTACTTCACAAAACTATCAAGATGGCAATGTTGGATTTTGCAATGTTATACAGtaataatatattttacaggccTTAATAATAAACTAAAGCCtatatatatcttacaaacctTGATAATATATTGAAGGCCAAAGAAGCACACTTCTGGAAACTTTCCTCCACGGCTCTCAAAATAGGAGAAGACTGTGGACGTCCCATCTGGATATTGTCTGTGATGGGAGACCTATGGCAGATTCAGAAACAGTTTGAAAGACTCACAAAGTATAGCCTGACTGAGAGACCCTTTATTATTCCCTACATAGTGTATGCATTATTTTTCCTCCtctaaattaaaaataataaaatcgcACATCCTTACACAATGATGACTGCATCAAGAATGGCTCACATGCTTACAAATTGCTAAAAAGCGGCATGGTTGTCTGTGACAGAAAATAAAGATTGGCATTTCTTTAGATTGGCACAGCCCCCAAGGGCTTCATCGTCCTACTGGCTTGTATCCAATGCAAACCCAAGTTACATAATGAAAAATCTTTTAGTCAAACTTGAAAACACCACACTTATATAGAATTGCAAAGTATTTCTTTGTATCAAAATCTTTGAAAAGAAGTGCTCAAAAGGAATTGCCTCACatccacagggaacccaaatCGAAACAGCCAAGAAAAATCAACATCGTGCAAGACTATAAATTGATTAACAGGGTGGGGACAGGAGATTTTTGTTACCAAAATTCGGCTTCAGTTTCAGTTTTAGTTTATTATTCTCAGTAaaagtacatttttttaaagtaaagaTAACAATATATGATTTTTCTGGGTGTGAGAAAAAGGCCCATAGTAAACCACAAGACTTATACGAGACGGAACTCcttatcttaaaaaaaacatatttgatAGTACGGACAGTCAGGGTAATTATTTAAGTATTTGTTGAGAGggctttcattttctttttcaatgtTCAGACACAAGGAGTGCAGATCGAGACAAAATCGGCGATAGCTataaatagtaataataaagcaATTTCTATTGATTGACAATGTCTTTATGATGAATTCCCGATGATTGATTATAACTTAAAGTTAAAATTCTGCCGGGAATTGTATGATTTAGAATTCATGTTTAGAATTGCATTGAGTTACTTGagcatgtttttaaaagataTACTTAAGCTTATCTTTTCGGATATCACGCAAATACAAAAGCAGTGATTGTTTCTAGAAAACAAATTGACCGTATCGACAACACGACGTTACTAACAAACTTTAACAGCGAAATCAATATTCAGAGTAAGCTACAGAAACTCAGCATCTACAATTAATAAAATCACAGTTGACTTCTTAGAAATCGAAATCGAATATCATACCTTGTACGAATCCGTGACAAGAAGAATGTTTTCAAACTCTAAacatgccgccattttggaacaTGTCTTCCACCAGCCCCCTCACGGCCAAATTACGGTTAGTGAGgagcgtgtgtgtgtgtgtgtgtgtgtgtggggggggggggggggggggggggggggggggaactgAACACAAAGTTTGAGAAGATTGGTCATTTTCAACAATTATTACAATTTTTGTCTTGTATCCTATACCTGAtcatgaaaataaacaaaacttcCGAAACTTCCTGGAACAAGTCAGGGAAGTCCGACTATTGACGGTCGGGAATCCGCATTAAACCCATCGCGTTTATTTCCTGTTTTTAAATCGTGTTTATCACTTTTGTGTCCGTGCAGGTTTGTAGCTTGAAGGGGCAAGTTAAAAGAAATTCTTTAATGACACTTTTCCACTTCGGCCTTTCTTCGGGAACTCACCGAAGTACGTGACGTCCCATATAAGGAAGTTATCGGCGTCCTTTTTTGATGCG from Nematostella vectensis chromosome 8, jaNemVect1.1, whole genome shotgun sequence encodes:
- the LOC5502792 gene encoding nicotinamide phosphoribosyltransferase, producing the protein MAACLEFENILLVTDSYKVSHHRQYPDGTSTVFSYFESRGGKFPEVCFFGLQYIIKKWLLGKVVTEEKIQEAKSLYKLHFGSEIFNEEGWRYILEEYDGHLPIRIRAIPEGTVVPVKNVLFTVQNTDSKCFWLTNWVETVLVQCWYPTTVATTSRAQKQIIAQYLSETADSLEGLPFKLHDFGFRGSTSVESASIGGAAHLVNFCGTDTIAGIVMARNYYGCEMGGFSVPAAEHSTITTWGKDGEVDAFRNMLLKFPTGIMACVSDSYDIWNACTNIWGQQLKELVVSREGKGTLVVRPDSGDPPKVVVKVLNLLGKAFGTVKNSKGFHLLPPYIRIIQGDGISYETLGTILENMKRNKWSADNIAFGSGGALLQKMDRDTQKFAYKCSYAVVNGKGVNVFKQPITDLGKKSKKGLLSLELDDQGNYCTVQEGKGDPDKDLLVTVFENGKLMKEYTFDEVRKIAEIPIVRQKASH